The following proteins are encoded in a genomic region of Oreochromis aureus strain Israel breed Guangdong linkage group 8, ZZ_aureus, whole genome shotgun sequence:
- the ptprea gene encoding receptor-type tyrosine-protein phosphatase epsilon isoform X5, whose product MRKNSFSSFRWLKNQRKAVVTTVDKKIPNGILEEQELGYSTESLYTVIPPEQQTVVLLPRSSSASKTYLPIPVDHLEEEYRLRSADDGKLFREEYNSLPGGNPQGTYEEANKEENKEKNRYPNILPYDHSRVVLTELEGNPCSDYVNASYIDGYTEKNKFIGAQGPKEDTVADFWRMIWEQKVSTVVMLTNLKERKEDKCYQYWPDQGCWTYGNVRVAVDDFTVLVDYTIRKFCVQYQASDAAKTPRLVTQLHFTSWPDFGVPFSPIGMLKFLKKVKSVNPDFAGPIVVHCSAGVGRTGTFIVIDAMIEMMHAEQKIDVFGFVSKIREQRSQLIQTDMQYSFVYQALLEYYLYGDTELDVSSLEGHLQKLHNTFNDGDRIGLEEEFKKLTNMRIMKENMRTGNLPANMKKNRVLQIIPYDFNRVILSMRRGQEYTDYVNASFIDGYRHKDYYIATQGPLQHTVEDFWRMVWEWKCHSIVMLTELQEREQDKCCQYWPTEDSVTYGDYTVELKGDTLCETFSLRDLVLTFVPEKQTRMIRHFHFHGWPEIGIPAEGKGMIDIIAAVQKQQQQSGNHPIVVHCSAGAGRTGTFIALSNILERVKAEGLLDVFQTVKSLRMQRPHMVQTVEQYDFCYRVVQDFVDIFSDYANFK is encoded by the exons ATGAGAAAAAATAGCTTCTCAAGCTTCAGATG GTTAAAAAACCAGAGGAAAGCTGTAGTCACAACAGTTGACAAGAAGATACCAAATGGCATCCTGGAGGAACAAG aGCTTGGATACAGTACTGAGTCGTTATACACCGTTATACCACCAG AGCAACAGACGGTGGTTCTTCTGCCCAGATCCTCTTCTGCCTCCAAGACATACTTGCCCATCCCAGTTGACCACCTAGAGGAGGAATACAGGCTCCGCTCAGCTGATGATGGCAAGCTGTTCAGGGAGGAGTACAAT tcCTTGCCAGGGGGTAATCCCCAAGGGACATATGAAGAGGCAAACAAGGAAGAAAATAAGGAGAAGAACAGATACCCCAACATCCTTCCCT ATGATCATTCTAGAGTGGTGTTAACAGAGCTGGAGGGAAATCCCTGTTCAGACTATGTGAATGCCTCTTACATTGAT ggtTACACAGAAAAGAACAAATTCATAGGCGCACAAG GTCCAAAAGAAGACACCGTAGCAGATTTCTGGCGGATGATTTGGGAGCAGAAAGTATCAACCGTTGTTATGTTGacaaatctgaaagaaagaaaagaa GACAAATGTTACCAGTACTGGCCAGACCAGGGTTGTTGGACTTACGGAAATGTGAGGGTAGCGGTCGATGACTTCACAGTCCTGGTGGATTACACCATACGCAAGTTCTGTGTGCAATAT CAGGCCAGTGATGCCGCTAAGACTCCCCGCCTCGTCACCCAGCTCCATTTCACCAGCTGGCCTGACTTTGGAGTTCCTTTCTCCCCAATTGGAATGCTCAAGTTTCTCAAAAAGGTCAAGTCAGTAAATCCCGACTTCGCTGGGCCCATTGTGGTCCACTGCAG TGCTGGTGTTGGGAGGACGGGAACCTTCATTGTAATAGATGCCATGATTGAAATGATGCACGCAGAGCAGAAAATTGACGTGTTTGGGTTTGTCTCCAAGATACGAGAGCAGCGCTCGCAACTCATCCAGACAGAT ATGCAGTACTCATTCGTCTATCAGGCCTTGCTTGAATACTACCTCTATGGAGACACAGAACTGGATGTTTCATCTCTGGAAGGTCATCTGCAGAAACTACACAACACCTTTAATGATGGTGATCGGATTGGCCTGGAGGAAGAGTTTAAG AAACTGACCAACATGCGCATAATGAAAGAGAacatgagaacaggaaacctCCCAGCCAACATGAAGAAGAACAGAGTTCTGCAAATTATTCCCT ATGACTTCAACAGAGTAATTCTTTCCATGAGAAGAGGTCAAGAGTACACAGATTATGTCAATGCCTCTTTTATAGAT GGCTACAGACACAAGGACTACTACATCGCCACACAGGGCCCTCTGCAGCACACAGTGGAGGATTTTTGGAGAATGGTGTGGGAGTGGAAATGTCACTCCATAGTCATGCTCACTGAGCTCCAGGAGAGGGAGCAG GACAAATGTTGCCAATACTGGCCGACAGAGGACTCAGTCACCTATGGAGACTACACGGTAGAGCTAAAGGGAGACACCCTGTGTGAAACCTTTAGCCTACGAGACTTGGTACTCACCTTTGTTCCG GAGAAGCAGACAAGGATGATCAGGCACTTCCACTTCCACGGCTGGCCAGAGATCGGAATCCCGGCCGAGGGGAAAGGCATGATCGACATTATCGCCGCAGtgcagaaacagcagcagcagtctggGAACCACCCCATTGTTGTACACTGCAG TGCTGGTGCAGGGCGAACAGGTACGTTCATTGCACTGAGCAATATATTGGAGCGAGTCAAGGCAGAAGGCCTGCTGGACGTGTTTCAAACTGTGAAGAGTTTACGCATGCAGAGGCCTCACATGGTCCAAACAGTG GAACAATATGACTTCTGCTACAGGGTGGTACAAGACTTTGTTGACATTTTCTCAGACTATGCCAATTTTAAATGA